ataataatttataattatatttaattttttagataattatttgttttaatttttaaatcatttatatattaatataaaaaataattattatttttattatttaattaaatacatatataaaattattttatattaacagtgtataaaaattatttttttaaaaaaattagataaatgaAATTCTTTTATAATTACTTAGTATAATAAATGatagaataatattaattaaatctCAATTTCTGTTTTACCTTTGTTCACCTAATTTAAGATTATATATTTGAatgtaatttttatatatttttaatgaatttaattaatttgtattctaagaatacatattaaaattgtaaattaaaaaaaatatattaaaaatttaaaatttttaatatattttttatattcattaaaaaatatttacactttttaattaataataatcttAGGAATAAGTATggttttggtccctaacgttgAGGGCTAGAATCGAAATCGTCCCTCATCTAATTTTCTATCCAGAATCGTCCTTAACgtttttttttcgtattaaaatcgtcatttttatttaaattttttattttatcctaAACTACCCctactttaaaaaataataaaattaaaaaaaaggggagaCGGGTGGGGGAAGGGGAGAACGGGGTGGGAgtgggggagggggagggggaggggtgGGGGGAAGGGGAGAACGGGGGTGGAGGGAAGGGAAAACGAGGTGGGAGAAGGGGGAAGGGGAAAAGGAAAAAAGTGGAGGGTATTTTTGTCCTTCTCAAACATTCTTTATGTATAATccttattaattaaataaattttaattatatatattttagtgttcaattattttttttatatcaataattTAGTTATAACTTaagatttaaattaaaatttaagatttaacatgttttattttttatttcttctttattttacCAAGTTAATGTCCAGAAAGTGCTATACTTCCTTTGCATTGTGTAACATTTCATTACCTACTTTTGCGTATAAAAGTGCATTTAATTTAAACTTAATTTATGTTAGACAccaaaaaaaatgttataatgTCATGGTCTAGCATTCTTTAGAATGCATAATATATGGGAAACTTACCTGAGTATATAGAATGAGAAAGTTGCTTATCTATCGACGCTCAATATGAATAGCAAAAGCAGGTCTTTCTTGCCTTCACTCAAACCATCGTTGAGTGTCATGACAAATTGATATTTTATCACAAAGATCCAAACATTACATTTTCCTTGAAACCATGGTTGAAGTCTATTGAAAATGGTTAATTTTGTAGTAGCATTAGCATGTGAAGCTTTAAATCCTGTGAATCAGTCAATAATGGGACAGGTGTATAAATAATGCACATGCACGTAAGAAATAGCAATAAGAATCTGACACGAAAGCTAGGTGGGGAAACTGAGATTGAAAGCATGAGATGTGGAAAGAACGAACAGAAGATGTCTTGCCCGGACTACCCTAACCCCTAATGATTTGCAGAACGATATGCATTATTGTGGGGTCCTTGTTTGACGTCCCAGAAACGAAACTTCTTCTCTACTATTGATAACACAAAGGGTAGTAATATTTAcatttggaaaaataaaaaaaaaatcggtgTTTATGTTTATGAATTATGAGTTATGACTACTAGCTCCGATGCAATGCGGCACCACGACCCATCACCCACAAACCCaagcaaaaaaatattaaaatgacACCACCGTAACCAAAGAATTTTTATTTCATGCATTGCACCGAGTGTCCTTCATTTTATCCTAAATAGAGTACAATTGGTGTGCCTTTAAACATGTAATTTTAAGTCAAGTTTAATATACATGTAGAATTTTCTTAGGAACGAATACGGTTAATTAACAACAACGGATTtagatcctctaaagtttgaatttcactttagagagtaaagtatGATCTCtcactatttattttataagtggagccaagaataaatatgagagagaaaccATTCAAGAGTAaaaaatcacactttactctctaaagtaaaaattcaaaatttagaagatcTAAATCCAACAACAACGCCTTGAGGTATTTCTAAATTCCACTCCATCCCATTTGAAAAGTAGTCTTTTAACTCCGATAACGAATTTTCTCACCTTGGTTCTCTGTGACTCTGGCATCCAAATTTCACACAATAAAACCCTAAGGCCAATGATCCCCAGTTAATTTAGGTAACTAAACATCTAACTCTCctcattaaataaaattaagaatttcAACTTTTTAACTccaaaatagataaaataaaaaaacaaacataaaatataaaactaaacgCAAATTGTACCAAGTCAAAAGCGTGCCTCTTGGTCCGCGTGGGTGTATTGCGGTATAAGTCCATACCATCCTAGTTTGAGCTGACGATCCTTGCGTATGAAAAACTACTTATCAGAATCATATATAACGTAACACTCGGAAAATGAAAATGGGTAGGTAAGTAGGCATATAGCCAATTCAATGACTCAAACAACGAAGGAAGCCGGAACAATATCAAGAAGAGACTGTTGTAaaatatcatcatcatcaacaccATCACAGGCATCATCATCAACCTCCTCTTTACAAGGAAAATTTTTCTCTGCAGATTCAACCTAATTAAGTATCTCAAAACTACCGacaaaactaaaattatattGTTTTTGATTGGGGAGGGAGGGGTAGGGGGAGAAGAAAAAATAGCAGAATGAGGACGGGTTTTCTTCCTTGTTATGGGGGGAATTGATGGACGATGCTCTCTGCACTTGTCTTGTCATTGTCTTGTGTGTGTATGAAAACAAAGTTTAGATCTTGAAGAGGAGGCCACCATGGGTGGCAAAGAAGGGAGCAAAGACAAGGGACTCAACGGCCATAAGTTTGATGAGGATGTTGAGTGAGGGTCCAGATGTGTCCTTCAGTGGGTCCCCAATAGTGTCTCCAATCACAGCTGCCTTGTGACAATCTGACCCCTTTGGCCCAAGGCTTCTCGCATGCTCAGATGCACCAGCCTATGACAACCAAATCATTCATTTACACATTAGACCATACTCATCAAACCTTTCACATCAATTTAGATATATAACCCAACTCCACAGTAAAATCCTTACCTCAATGTACTTCTTGGCATTGTCCCAAGCACCACCGGTGTTGGATGCAGAGATGGCAATCTGTAAACCACAGTACACAAATATGTGCCGGGTCAGGGGCTAGAGAAATGTCTCCAATAAAAAGGAAATCCCAGAAGATTGTTAATAGAGCCAAAGTAAAACCACCGGTTACTTGAATATTGAGCATGCAATAAAACAAGTGTGTATGCTAAACTAATACATTACCTGTACACCAGACACCAGAGATCCAGCAAGGACACCAGAAAGTGTTTCTACTCCAAAGAAGATACCGACAATGAGGGGTGTAAGCATGACAAGGGCACCGGGCGGGATCATTTCTTTAATGGAAGCATCAGTGGAGATCTTAACACATGTAGCATAGTCAGGCTTTGCAGTTCCCTCCATCAGGCCAGGAATGGTATTGAATTGTCTGCGCACTTCCTCAACCATCTTTAGTGCAGCACTTCCTACACTCTTCATGGTCATGGCAGAAAACCAGTATGGAAGCATTGCACCAACAAGCAAACCAATGAAAACCTTTGGAGTCAACACATCAACAGTTGTGATAGCAGCACGGCTCACAAAGGCACCAAAGAGAGCCAGAGACACAAGCGCGGCAGAACCAATTGCAAATCCCTGAAAAAGAATAACAACTTGTCAGGCACCTATCAGGAAATGTGGGGTTTCCATAAAATCAAGATATCAGACTGTCGGAAAAATCCAAACCTTTCCAATAGCAGCAGTTGTGTTTCCGGCGGCATCAAGGGCATCTGTTCTCTCTCTAATTCTGTGGCTCATACCAGCCATCTCAGCAATACCTCCAGCATTGTCACTAATTGGACCATAAGCATCAATGGCCAATCCAGTGGCTATGGTACTCAGCATCCCAAGTGCTGCAACAGCAATACCGTACATGGCAGCAAAGCTGAAGCTAACAAAAATACTAACAGCAATAGCAAAAATTGGGATAATGACAGACTTGTATCCCAAGGCAAGCCCAAAGATAACATTCGTGGCAGCACCAGTCCTGCAGGAATCTGCAACATCTTGCACAGGGCTGCAAAAGCAGGTAggggaaaaaaataaagtaacaTCTAAAAATGAGAACATGTGAAAGTGCAAAAATATGCCCTAAAACAGCTTACCTATATGCATTGCTGGTAAAGTACTCGGTTACAAATCCAATAATAAGACCTGCCCAAAGACCAACAGCAACACACAAAAATAGTTGCCTGCAAACAGAAAGCAATCTCATTAGTTCCAAAATAGGACAATGTACCATTCATTATTTTGCTAATGGAGAATTATAAAAGATACCAGTTCTTGACATCTTTCTGGACTCCAAAATTGAAGATAGTGAAGGAAGATGGTAGTGCAATCCAACTAACAATTGCAATCCCAACAGTCATTAAAGCAGTGGAAATAATGAGTTGTTTTTTCAATGCCGGCTCAATTTCCTTCACAGCCTTTATCTCAAAAAAGTCAGTTGCAAATAAGGTGGTAAGTAAACAAACTATGATACCCACGGAGCTGACAATGAGAGGGTACAACATAGCAGTCAACTCATGGTTCACCCcaaaagaggagatggaagcAACAACAAGGGCAGCACAGGATGACTCGGCATATGAACCGAAGAGATCAGATCCCATACCAGCAATATCCCCAACATTATCACCCACATTATCGGCAATCACCTGGTTACAACATGAGTAACTCAAGAATCAGATATACAAGCAAATTATTGAAAgtacttaaaaaaaaatcttgctCAGGGAGATTTCTCTTACAGCAGGATTTCTTGGGTCATCCTCGGGAATGTTCCTTTCGACCTTGCCAACAAGATCAGCACCAACATCAGCAGCCTTAGTGTAGATACCTCCACCAACTCTGCCAAAGAGAGCCATAGAAGACCCACCAAGACCATAACCAGTTATGGCCTCAAAAAGACCTTCCCAGTCATCGCCATAGTAGAACTTGAAAACGTTGATGGCAATGTAAAGAACCAATAGACCATTTGCAGCAAGGAGAAATCCCATAACTGCACCAGATCTAAATGCAGTGATGAAAGCCTTTCCAACACCCTTCCTCGCCTCCAGAGTGGTTCTCGCATTTGCATAAGTAGCAATTTTCATTCCAAGGAAACCGGAGACTAGCGACGTGACGCCACCGAGCAAGAATGAAATGGTGCTAAAGAGGGCAGTAGCTAGAGCTGGTTTACACATCTTGGATTCATCATAGGTGCAAGGCTGGTGGCTTGTGCTGAATCCTTGCACAGAGCCAAGGAAGAGGAATATCAAGATGGCAAAAGCCACCATGAAGATTCCCACATACTTGTACTCAGTGAAAAGGAAAGAGGTTGCTCCTGTTGATGATCAACAAGAAATATACTAGCATAAGAAGAAATACACAACAACAGTTAGGAAAATATCCCGTAAATGTGAattgaagtttttttttttaaatgcagACATGCATAAAACTCCATGCAACAGCTGAAACTAGGATCAGTTCTAGTAGTATTATACTAAAACAAACCTAAAGCTAAAAGGTTTTTGTGAAGATATAGCCAATGGAAATAAATTACATCTGAACCATGTTCAAACGGCAATAAGGAATTAAGAATACGAAAATGTTAAAACCCTTTTACGGATGACGGGTAAAATATGTACTCTGTGCTCATCAATAAACACATACTGCTCATATCGAGATCAAATCTAGTTTACATATATGGAATGTAAAAATGGACTATTTTGTGAcagtaacatttttttttcttgagcTATGGACTAACTCCGTTTGATTTCCCATACCtagttaatattattattatctaggAAAAACAGCAAGGGCAAAAAAGTTAACGAtatgaattttgttttaaaattatcaTAAGATTTGGACACATGGGTCCAAAATCCATAATCAACATCGATTTTTACTGTGCTTACAAAACAAATACTACTAAACTCGATTATTTAAAATCTTGTTGCAACTAAAAAATCTCCacactaaaaaaaaaagaaagttttTAGAAAATCACAGTCGAAGCTGTCACGGTCACACACACGCTCATACACACGACAGAAAAACACGGAGTACAAGAACAAGAAGGCCACAACAAACACCTCCGCAGCAGAGGAAATAAATTCAAATCAAGAGCTTTCACAATCAAAATCCAAACAAGTCAAGCATAATTACAGCGAGATCTACACACAGATATCTCCCTCTTCCCTAATCATTTCTGAAAATTGCTTAGAGGAACTGACAGAACACAGCTCATGAGTGGATCTGATTCGTAGCTAACAACAAATCTTGAAAGACTTTTAAAATAGAAAGTGTGTTttggaaaagaagagaagaaggacCTTCGGAAATGGCGCTCTGGATTTCAGCGCATTTGATAACGACGTTGTGGTCGTTGATGCCTTCCTCCTCTTCGATGAGATAATCGTTGTAGCCATTCTTGGCGGCGGCGTTGGGAGAAGCGTCTCTGGCGGCGGAGAGCTTGACCTTGGAGACAAGAAGCCACTGGAAGAGGGCAAACCCTATCCCTATGACGGCACACACAGGGATGAGAATCTCAGTCCCGAGATCTGGGAGTACCGCTGCACCCATAGCTGCGAGTGCACAAGAAGATAAAGAGTGTGTCGTGAGTGTTAAGAGACGAAATCAAGAGAGAAATGGAATGAAGGAATGGGTATTGGGGTTGAGACTGAGACTGAGAGGGATTTATATCTGATGCGGttggaggagagagagagagagagagagagagggataGGGATGGAAGAATGATAGAGAGACAGACGAAGGTGTGTGGTTGTgagaatattaattataaatcaatgataaatcatataatattatatagTAATAGAAggtttttgggttttttttttttacttttttttttaacgtaACCAGAATGCAATGGATAGGATAGGAATATCATTTGTCCATTTCTAATTTCCCAGATCTGATTTTTAGCAGTCAAAATTTTAACTAACTTGTAAGGGTTTAATAGTTTAGGGTTTTCTATTAGTCTGTGTAACTaaatatttagaatttaaattttattttatatatacaataatttattggataataatatatttttgaatgGAATTCACCATTtgtaactttttattttttggattttactaataaatattttaaaatattggtTAAGCATTCGAAAATGAAAGGgttttttaataaaagagtGATCATCATATAATATATGATAAATATATGGTAAATATTAATTGATTATGAATCTATGATTGCGTTTTGTGCTTGCGTAATTGCGTTAAATTAAATATTTCCATAGGTAGATTCGTACTTTAAGAAAATAGTTAATATATGTGCTGGAGGTTAtaaactattaattttttttaaatatagaaaaatatattgtaaattttaattttataaatcttttataatatatatttttcagataaatgttaattaaattattaaaaaaattaattaaatacaaTGTATATGATTAAGACTAAAAGCAAAAGTGGGGTGCCCGGTTCATTTGGTAGGATATGCATATTGTGTCTTGTTATAAAGATTGGTGGTATTAAATCTGAATGTGGTGGTAGTTTTTTTTAAAGGTGGAAATTTAAGTACAGTTAATTTCATGTGATGTTGATAATTGAAAgttattagataaaaaattagttaaattagtcaaattatttaataatttttaactaccAATTTTACATGAAGTCGATCtacacctgagttttcacctttTCTAAAGATATAGGAAGAAGAAAACTGAACCGTCCGATTTTTTTGTTAGAGAAATTAGGTACACAAATCGAACGGTTCGATTTGGTTCGATTTGTGTGTgagaaaaaatttgaattttagtgTATGTAATCGAAGCGTCCGATTTGAATAtagctttttttattttcgaagaGAGCAAATCGAACTGTTCgatttgattattattattattattattattattattattattattattattttgtgtcAATACAAATCGGACCAACCGTTTTGTTATAAACTCGTCCCCGAGTTGGCAgatctcctcttctttttctttcctcgACTCCTCTAAAACTATCGTTTCGTTTGtgtttgaaaaaaattacaGTGAAGTTAATGTTTATGTGAGGAAAAAATTGATGATAGAGTCGTACTAAAAGTATATTATTTTGGTCAGATTTTATTACAAATATCTGAATGAGTGAAATTAGTTTGTGAAAATTCGTTAAATATTGTTATTCCATTCACAATCTCATTTGAAGAACTAAAATGTGTGATTTGTAAGAAGATAGTTTCTAAAATGTCAAGGAGAATATCATGTATTTTATATAAGTATTCTATACCGCTATTTGATGGATTCGTTCAATTTCAAACCAAACATGTAACTAATGAAGCGAGCATGCAAGAGATGTCTTCAATGTATAGTTGTATACTAAAAGTCACTCTCAGATATCGTTCATTGAGTTGTATATTAAGTTCGAACAATCGAAAGTCGACCAAAATATTGAACGGGAAGATTACAATAGTGATAGTGACAAAGAGTTTGAAAGCAATTACGAGGTCATTGGTCCAGATGGAGGCGAAGATCAAGGTGACGGTACTATGCAGACAAATGTGACAAACGTGCCAAATGCACTAACAAATCAACATCCGTTTGAGGAGTGAATGCAGGTACGTAATTGCTTATATTTATACGAAGGATTAgaattttgttataatttatattGATCGATGAATTAATTAGTTACGTGACATgtgaaaatataattaattagcatttttatgtctttatttagttaaatttaagataataatatcttttaattagttattgatttagttaaatattaattagtatttatttatgtGTTTATGTTTTTATTTGGTTAAAATTGAGATAATTACTTAATgtgaaatttatttatattaatattgatGTAGTGAATattgattttttatataaatattaatattgtgaatattaatttttgatatgaatatttatttatattggTATTAATTTCTTGATATGATTGATTTATAAGTTATAgatagattttatttttaatttcacttGTTAAATATTTATCGTATGGCTGTTGTCGTAGTAGAAATTTCTATTGTGGCAGATAGTAAATTTATCGTGGGAATGAAATTCAGATCCAGAGAAGCTGTCATTATGGTTATAGAAGATTATACTGTCTGCAGATGTTATCGGGGGTATGACTCGAAACCGTTGACATTTTATGCCAAGTGTACGCAATATGGGTCAGGTTGTGATTCGCTAATCAGGGTTAGCATGATCCGCAGAAAGTATTGTTGGGTTATAAGGAGGTATAATAATAGTCACACTTATACCAGAGTCACCATTTTTAGAATCATTTAAAGCTAGATTCAAATACAATTACAGAAGTAATAAAGTcgttggtaaaggttgacccCTCTATAAAGGTGAAATCAGTTATTGCGGAAGTGCTGTCTAAGTTCAATTACACCATTAGTTATCGCAAAGCATGGTTAGCTAAGCACAAATCAGTGAAAAAATATTCGAAGGTTGGGAAGTATCGTGCAAAGCTTTGGCCATGTAGTTTGAGGCCATGTGTCATAAGGAGCAATCAGTTGTCGTCCATTTTGAAACTATGTTTGCATATCAACGCGTTGACTTGGTAACTAATATCCGGGTATTACATCGAGTCTTTTGGAGTTATTACCCTTACATTAGAGCATTCAGTCATTGTAGACCAATTGTCCAGGTGGATGGGACTCATTTGTATGAAAAGTATAAGGGTTGTTTGTTGGTTGTAGTTTCACAAGATGGTAACAACAATATCGTCCCAATTGCATTTGCCATTGTGGAGGGAGAGACTTCTGATGTGTGGCACTTTTTTCTTAATAACCTG
Above is a genomic segment from Arachis stenosperma cultivar V10309 chromosome 1, arast.V10309.gnm1.PFL2, whole genome shotgun sequence containing:
- the LOC130968758 gene encoding pyrophosphate-energized vacuolar membrane proton pump yields the protein MGAAVLPDLGTEILIPVCAVIGIGFALFQWLLVSKVKLSAARDASPNAAAKNGYNDYLIEEEEGINDHNVVIKCAEIQSAISEGATSFLFTEYKYVGIFMVAFAILIFLFLGSVQGFSTSHQPCTYDESKMCKPALATALFSTISFLLGGVTSLVSGFLGMKIATYANARTTLEARKGVGKAFITAFRSGAVMGFLLAANGLLVLYIAINVFKFYYGDDWEGLFEAITGYGLGGSSMALFGRVGGGIYTKAADVGADLVGKVERNIPEDDPRNPAVIADNVGDNVGDIAGMGSDLFGSYAESSCAALVVASISSFGVNHELTAMLYPLIVSSVGIIVCLLTTLFATDFFEIKAVKEIEPALKKQLIISTALMTVGIAIVSWIALPSSFTIFNFGVQKDVKNWQLFLCVAVGLWAGLIIGFVTEYFTSNAYSPVQDVADSCRTGAATNVIFGLALGYKSVIIPIFAIAVSIFVSFSFAAMYGIAVAALGMLSTIATGLAIDAYGPISDNAGGIAEMAGMSHRIRERTDALDAAGNTTAAIGKGFAIGSAALVSLALFGAFVSRAAITTVDVLTPKVFIGLLVGAMLPYWFSAMTMKSVGSAALKMVEEVRRQFNTIPGLMEGTAKPDYATCVKISTDASIKEMIPPGALVMLTPLIVGIFFGVETLSGVLAGSLVSGVQIAISASNTGGAWDNAKKYIEAGASEHARSLGPKGSDCHKAAVIGDTIGDPLKDTSGPSLNILIKLMAVESLVFAPFFATHGGLLFKI